ATGTAGgaggggccgtggagatggccgaGGGGCTCCAGGGACGTGCGAGGGGTCCCAGGGACGTCCGTAAGGTCACAGGGATGTCTGAGGAGCCACAGGGACATCCAAGGAGCCACCAGGACATCTGAGGGGTCTTGGGGACATCCAAGGAGCCATAGGGACATCCAAGGAGCCACCAGAACGTCTGAGGCTCCTCTGGGACATCCAAGGAGCCACAGGGACATCGGAGGAGTCTCAGGAACGTGCAAGGAGCCATAGGGACATCTGAAGGGTCTCAGGGAGATCCAAGGAGCCATAGGGACATCTGAGCGGTCTTAGGGACATCCAAGGAGCCATAGAGACATCTGAAGGGTCTCAGAGACATCCAAGGAGCCATAGGGACATCTGAAGGGTCTCAGGGACATCCAAGGAGCCATAGGGACATCTGAAGGGTCTCAGGGACATCCAAGGAGCCATAGGGACATCTGAGGGGTCTCAGGGACATCCAAGGAGCCATAGGGACATCTGAAGGGTCTCAGAGACATCCAAGGAGCCATAGGGACATCTGAAGGGTCTCAGGAATGTGCAAGGAGCCATAGAGACATCTGAGGGGTCTCAGGGACATCCAAGGAGCCATAGTGACATCTGAAGGGTCTCGGGGACGTGCAAGGAGCCACCAGAACATCTGAGTGGTCTCAGGAACACCCAAGGAGCCACCACGACGCCCGAGGGTCCCCAAGGCCACCCGAGGGTCCCCACCCGCCTACCTTCACCTGGAACCAGGCGTCCTGGGTGCAGTAGCGGATGTCACAGGCAGAGATGAGGTCGACGCCTGCCGGGAGAAGACCCTGAGccggcggggggggaccccggcccagcccccccggcccccgctcacCTCCGCCGACGCAGGCGCCGTGCACCGCCGCGATCACCGGCTTCGGGCACTGCAGGAGAGATGGGCGtcagggggggctggggaagagTCCCCCCCccgtccatccgtccgtccgtccgtcccacCTTCTCCAGCACCGAGAAGGTCTCCTGGAACTCGCGGATCTTCCGCCGCAGGTTCCAGGCCTTCCTGGCCGCGTCCTCGCCCTCCACCATCAGGAACTCGCTGCCCATCTCCACCAGGTCGATCCCTGCCCGGAGCCGGGCCCTCACCGGCCGTCCCCGGTCCCCGGCCAGGACCTGGGGGGGAGgcaggccccccccggcccccccagccagggctgaggcccccccagccctcctggggatGCTGAGATGCCCCCGATTCCCCCCAGCTGGGGTACAGGCACCCCAAATCCGCCCAGAGAGGGCAAAGGTACCCCAATCCCTCCCAGCTGGGGTACaggcaccccaaatccccccagagaGGGCAAAGGTACCCCAATCCCTCCCAGCTGGGGTACAGgtaccccaaatccccccagagaGGGCAAAGGTACCCCAAATCCCTCCCAGCTGGGGTAAAGgtaccccaaatccccccagagaGGGCAAAGGTACCCCCAATCCCTCCCTGCCTGGGGCACAGgtaccccaaatccccccagagaGGGCAAAGGTACCCCAATCCCTCCCAGCTGGGGTACaggcaccccaaatccccccagagaGGGCAAAGGtacccccaatccctcccagctGGGGTAAAGGTACCCCAAATCCGCCCAGAGAGGGCAAAGGTACCCCAAATCCCATCCTGGCTGGGGCAAAGGTACCCCAAATCCGCCCAGAGAGGGCAAAGGTACCCCAATCCCTCCCAGCTGGGGTAAAGGTACCCCAAATCCGCCCAGAGAGGGCAAAGGTACCCCAAATCCCATCCTGGCTGGGGCAAAGGTACCCCAAATCCGCCCAGAGAGGGCAAAGGTACCCCAATCCCTCCCAGCTGGGGTAAAGgtaccccaaatccccccagctGGGGTACAGgtaccccaaatccccccagagaGAGCAAAGGTACCCCAAATCCCATCCTGGCTGGGGCAAAGGtacccccaatcccccccagctGGGGTAAACCTCCCCCCAGTTCCACCCAGCTGGCACCAAgatgctcccagtccctcccagacgGGCCAAGATCCCCCCTGGTTTCACCCCCCCAGTTCTGAGATCCCCCCCAAAATGAGCCAaaacccccccggcccccctcaccAGCCGTGAAGATCTTGCCGGCGCCCGAGATGACGACGGCGCGGCAGGACGCGTCCCGGCCGATGTCCCGGAAGcactccaccatctccctgcggggagggggcagcgggggcagcggggagggggcccggggggccccggggggtccccggctGCCCCCCATTACCTCCAGAAGGCCGCGTTCATGGCGTTCCTCTTCTCGGGGCGGTGGAGCTCCACGTGCAGGACGTGGTCCCGCTCCGCCGTCACCCGCAGCGTCTCGAAGCTGCGGCCGGGCGAACGCCGCTCCTCCGCCTCCGCCGCCATCAGCCGGGCCGGCACCCGCAGCGCTGCGGCACCCGGCCCGTCACCGGGGCACTGGGACCCCCCGGGGGCGgactgggggtccccggggaggggctgggaggggctagGGAGGGGCTGGGACCCgttggagaggggctgggggcactgggacgtactgggggtccctggggaaggGATGGAGGATGCTAGGGAGGGGCTGGGACCCACtggagagggactgggggcactgggacatactggggagggacggggagtccctgaggaggggctgggaCCCTTCAgagaagggctgggggcactgggacatactggggagggacggggagtccctggggaggggctgggacccTTCAgagaagggctgggggcactgggacgtactggggagggacggggagtccctggggaggggctgggacccTTCAgagaagggctgggggcactgggatgtactggggagggacggggagtccctggggaggggctgggacccATCAgagaagggctgggggcactgggacgtactgggaagggactgggaatCCTTAGGGAGGGTCTAGGACCCActgaggaagggctgaggggactgggatgcactggggaagggctggggggactgggacgCACTGGGAAGGGCCTGGATCCCTGCCAGGGGGCGGCGACAGCTCGTCAGCCTCGTTAATCATAATCGTTAGCCAGCGAAAGTTGGGGTGgtgggacccaggtgtccgaggGATCTGGGGAGGGTCttaggagggtttgggggggtctggggagggtttggggaggtctgggggggacaTAGGAGGgcttggggggcctggggggacacagagggttTGAGGGGGTCATAGGAGGCTTTGGGGGGATATAGGAGGGTTtgaggggtctggggggtcctggcaggcggggggcacggggggtctcgggcaggggttggggtaatgggggaccccaggggtcaGGGCAGGGAGCGCAAaaaggggggacacggggggggcgggggggcgtgAGGTCAACCGGGGGTCAAGGTTAGGCCGGGGGTCATGGGGGGCTCCAGGCCGGGGGTCACCACGGGGGGGCTAAGGTTAGGCCGGGGGTCACGGGCCTGCCGTGGGGTCGGGGCCCCCCCACTCAcgtctccccagcagcccccgcagccGCGCAGCGACCACCGCCATCGGCTCCCGCACGGTCCTCCCCGGGCTGGGGACAGCGAGGGCGGCGGCCAGAGCGCCGCCCCTTCCCGCCACGTGACGCGCCCGCGGAGGGGCGGCCACTTCCGCCCCCTCCCCTTCCGAGACGGAAGTGCCCCCTCACACCCCGCTACCGAGGCGGAAGTGCCCTTTACACCCCGCTACCGAGGCGGAAGTGTCCCCTCACACCCCCCTACCGAGGCGGAAGTGCCCTTTTACACCCCCCCCACCGAGGCGGAAGTGCCCCTTTACACCCCGCTACCGAGGCGGAAGTGCCCCTTTACACCCCGCTACCGAGGCGGAAGTGCCCCCTCACACCCCGCTACCGAGGCGGAAGTGCCCCCTCACACCCCGCTACCGAGGCGGAAGTGCCCCCTCGCACCCCCCCTACCGAGGCGGAAGTGCCCCCCCGCCTTCCCTACCGAGGAACCGGGGAGGACCccgatgctgggggggggggggacgggggaggacggcggcgggggggggaggacgGCGGCGGGGGGAACAGAACCCCGCCATTGCCCGatatccccccaaatccccccaaagccggggggcggggctgacccgcccccccccccagccccaaacgGCCGGGTTTGTTTTCCAAACGAGTTTATTGAAAGGCGCGAGGGGGGCGGGGACCGGGCACACGTACGATCGTTCTCCTTAAAAAtgggggggagacggggggggtCGCCGGGCAGTCACTACTGAACGTCAGCCTTTAAAAAAACGGgggttttaggggaaaaaaaaaaaccaaaacaaaacagaaaacccaaaccaaaccccaaaggggaggggggtgggtggggagggggcccccgcggggtgggggtcccggttAGGAGGCGTGCTGGGCGGTGGAGAAGCAGAGTTTCAGCGTGTAGGGGTACGGCCCATctgggggagaagagagaggggggTTAGCGGGGTGCACGGGTTTCGGGGGGCCCCCACCCCCGCCCAGTGTCACTTACTGGGGTTCTTCATCTGGTAGTGGTTGAGGAAGCCGAGGGTCTCCAGCGCGTCGCTCTTGGAGTCCCACTCCAGCAGCCCCGAGGAGCTGCGCTCGCCTGCGGGGGGGTGTCCCTTCCTCAgcccggcggctgcggcggccgtGCCGCcctgcccccccgcgccccccccggggcagggagcaCCCCCCGGGCGgccgctccctgcccccccgcacTTACTCTTCCCCGAGAAGACCTTGACCGAGGAGGGTCGCTTCACGCCCAGCTCGTCGCAGAtctgggggggaagggagagcggGTCGGCGgctggcggaggaggaggaggaagcaggaaggggaaggagaaggaaggaggaaaaggaagaggagaagaaaaaggaagcaacaaggaggaggaaaaagaagacgaggaggaggaggaagaaaaggaaaaagaagacaaggagaaggaagatgacaaggagaaaaaggaaaaaggaaggaagagaaggaaaaaggaggagggaaaggaggagaagaaggagggagaaaaggaagaaatgagaaggagaagagaagaagaaaaagaagaagggaggaggaggaaaaaggaggaggaaaaggaagagaagaagaaaaaggaagcaataacgaggaggaaaaaggaggaggaaaaggaagagaagaagaaaaaggaagcaataaggaggaggaaaaaggagacgaggagaagaaaggaaaggaaaaaggagacgaggaggagaaggaagatgacagaaaaaaaaggaaggtgggaggaggaggagaaaaaggaggaagggaggaagagaagaaggagaaagaaggaggaaaaggaggagaagaagaagggagaaaaggaagaaatgaggagaagagaagaacaaaacggaagaagggaggaggaggaggaaaaagcagcgagaaggagaaggaaaaagggaggagaacagaaaaggaggaaaaggaggagaaggaagaaaaggaagacgtGAGGAGAAGGACAAGTAAAGataagaagagaaaggaagaagggtggaggaggaaaagaaggaagaaggaggaaaaaagaagtgagaaggaataaggaaggaggaggaagagaaggaaaaaggaggaaaaggaggagaaagaaaagaagcgaGGAGAagtaaagaggagaaaggaaggaggaggaaaaggaagggaaggaagagaagcggcgaggaggaggaggatgcgaAGGGCAGTGCCCGCCTACCTCGTAGAAGTTGTCCTCGGTCACCTCCAAGGGAGCGTTGAAGAAGTGGAGGACGTTGCTGGGGTGCTGGATCCTGTTCTTGGCCGCCTGCTCGGGGGTGGAGAAGCGGTTGTTGCGGGAGCCGCTGAAGTCCTTGTAGCTGCAGGATCCGTCCTCCAGCCCGTAGGACTGCCCGGGCATGATGGCCTGCTGCTTGGAGACgctgccggggcgggcaggggctcaGCGCCACGCGCGGGGCCGCCCGCTGCTGCCCCCACCCCGGCCGAGACCTACCAGACGTTGAGCTTCTGCCCGAACATGAAGTTGTTGTTGAGGTGGGTGATGGCGCGGTCCACGGCGTAGCCGTCCGCCATCTCCACCATGGCCGCCCCCGGCTTGCTCTTCATGAACTTCACCTGGAAGGGGAAGCGGTGGAAGGGAGACCCCCCGGAGATCccgcggcccctccccggggaAGCCCCTCGCGTACCTTCTCCACGTTTCCGTAGAGGCAGAAGATGTTGAAGACGCGGTCGCAGTTCATCTTGGATTGATCCAAGCCGTAGACCATGAGGACGGGGCTGTCGGCGTGGGGGCCGTactccggcggcggcgggggtggcggcgggtGCCCGTACTGGGGGCCGTACCGGCTGGGTCCCCGGCGGTGCCCCCCCACCGGCGGGCCCATCCTTCTCCCTTCGTagtggggcggcggggggccgtaGCCCTCGTCGTGGTAGTGCCCGTGGTATCCGCCGTGGGGTCCTCCTGCGCAGGGAGAGGGTTGGAGACCCCCCCGGCATCGCGTGACCCCCCCCGACGGACCCCCGCCGTCGTACCGTACTCCGCGGGGTGGTCTCCCAGGAGCGGGGGCTGCCGCTGGCGCTTGTTGGGGTTGCCGCCCGGGTCTCCTGCGGGTGGAAGGAGCGGTTAGGGGggtctcggggtggggggggaaccgCTCcccagggggccgggggccccTCCAGCCCCCGACGCCCGAGCCTGGCCCCGGGGAGGCTTTGGGGATCCCCCCAGCTACCCCAGGAGGGCGACGGCGGGGCTGGCTCCGaacccccgcgccccgctccccacCGGGACCCCCGCGTCTCCTCCCAGCGGGGACGGAGAGCCCCGGCCGGAGCGCGGGGGCCGATCccgggagcccccccgccccatcccaccagggaccagccccggccccccactAAGCTGTCTAGGAGGGAGGTGCGGCGAGGGGAGCGCCCCACTCCGTGCCCCCCGGCCTGCGGGACGCTGCTAGTTTCTACACAgccataagaaataaaataaaaaaaaaacaaaaaagtttaaaaattaatgtacagaaaggaaaaaataaaaactctaaattaaataataaaaagtggCAAGACATCTCCCCGCCCCGCCAGAACGGGAGAGGGAGCGAGACTGGTACAGGCAGCAAAGCAACAGCAGTAACAGGTTAAAACGAGCCATCACGTACAAGGCATAAACACGCTCATGTCACCGTACAgttgctcttctcttccctttacACGACCGGGTTTCGTACAGGTTTATTCCGAGTCGATTACAAAGATTGAAAAGGGCTACTTACAGCGGGAGTACAAAGTACAATGTCCATTGTCatataaaaattctgtatttctcttaCCATTGGACGCTTCAAGAGTGAGTTAGCACAGTTCTGAAAGATGGCGTCCCATCAAACATACACTGCGACCCTGCATCACATGGTTTCAGAGTCATAAACACAGGTCAAAGGCACAAAACCgctacaatttttctttaaaaaaaaaaaaaaaaaggtaaaattttgtttgttttaaaaaaaaaggtctcacAGATGTTTTTGTCCTCAGAAGGTACCGAGAGAGAGGACATAAAGGTGTGATAAATGAGAGTGTTCCTCCGTGTGGCACCTCCTGCAATTTGTGTTGTGCTGTAACACAATGGTGCTCCTGGCTCTGTGTAGCTCTTTCCCGTGTGCGTGTCTCCTCTGTAATGGAAATGTGCCTCGGCTCGCGCGCCAGACCCGCGCGGCCCCGGCTACGGCCTCCTAGGGACCTGTGTGCCCTTGGGGTTGGGTTGCTTTGTGTTgctgggtttggtttggtgttttttttttttttggtttggtttggttgtttgtttttttttttttgttattttttttttctccgctTGGC
This is a stretch of genomic DNA from Calonectris borealis chromosome 32, bCalBor7.hap1.2, whole genome shotgun sequence. It encodes these proteins:
- the ECH1 gene encoding delta(3,5)-Delta(2,4)-dienoyl-CoA isomerase, mitochondrial, translating into MAVVAARLRGLLGRPLRVPARLMAAEAEERRSPGRSFETLRVTAERDHVLHVELHRPEKRNAMNAAFWREMVECFRDIGRDASCRAVVISGAGKIFTAGIDLVEMGSEFLMVEGEDAARKAWNLRRKIREFQETFSVLEKCPKPVIAAVHGACVGGGVDLISACDIRYCTQDAWFQVKEVDIGLAADVGTLQRLPKIVGSQSLVNELAFTARKLMAPEAQSCGLVSRVFPDKATLLRGALDVASAIAARSPVAVQGTKVNLVYSRDHPVPDGLRYVATWNMSMLQTEDILKSVQAAVEKKGPEDVPFSKL
- the HNRNPL gene encoding heterogeneous nuclear ribonucleoprotein L isoform X2, translating into MSRRRWRGPQSAEGSGRGGEMGKMAAGGGGGGGSGRYYGGGGGGGEGGRAPKRQKTENAEPPPHGPGGPGGAGGGPGAAGAENYDDPHKTPASPVVHIRGLIDGVVEADLVEALQEFGPISYVVVMPKKRQALVEFEDILGACNAVNYAADNQIYIAGHPAFVNYSTSQKISRPGDTDDSRGVNNVLLFTILNPIYSITTDVLYTICNPCGPVQRIVIFRKNGVQAMVEFDSVQSAQRAKASLNGADIYSGCCTLKIEYAKPTRLNVFKNDQDTWDYTNPNLSGQGDPGGNPNKRQRQPPLLGDHPAEYGGPHGGYHGHYHDEGYGPPPPHYEGRRMGPPVGGHRRGPSRYGPQYGHPPPPPPPPEYGPHADSPVLMVYGLDQSKMNCDRVFNIFCLYGNVEKVKFMKSKPGAAMVEMADGYAVDRAITHLNNNFMFGQKLNVCVSKQQAIMPGQSYGLEDGSCSYKDFSGSRNNRFSTPEQAAKNRIQHPSNVLHFFNAPLEVTEDNFYEICDELGVKRPSSVKVFSGKSERSSSGLLEWDSKSDALETLGFLNHYQMKNPNGPYPYTLKLCFSTAQHAS
- the HNRNPL gene encoding heterogeneous nuclear ribonucleoprotein L isoform X1, whose protein sequence is MSRRRWRGPQSAEGSGRGGEMGKMAAGGGGGGGSGRYYGGGGGGGEGGRAPKRQKTENAEPPPHGPGGPGGAGGGPGAAGAENYDDPHKTPASPVVHIRGLIDGVVEADLVEALQEFGPISYVVVMPKKRQALVEFEDILGACNAVNYAADNQIYIAGHPAFVNYSTSQKISRPGDTDDSRGVNNVLLFTILNPIYSITTDVLYTICNPCGPVQRIVIFRKNGVQAMVEFDSVQSAQRAKASLNGADIYSGCCTLKIEYAKPTRLNVFKNDQDTWDYTNPNLSGQGDPGGNPNKRQRQPPLLGDHPAEYGGPHGGYHGHYHDEGYGPPPPHYEGRRMGPPVGGHRRGPSRYGPQYGHPPPPPPPPEYGPHADSPVLMVYGLDQSKMNCDRVFNIFCLYGNVEKVKFMKSKPGAAMVEMADGYAVDRAITHLNNNFMFGQKLNVCVSKQQAIMPGQSYGLEDGSCSYKDFSGSRNNRFSTPEQAAKNRIQHPSNVLHFFNAPLEVTEDNFYEICDELGVKRPSSVKVFSGKTAGLRKGHPPAGERSSSGLLEWDSKSDALETLGFLNHYQMKNPNGPYPYTLKLCFSTAQHAS